The following proteins are encoded in a genomic region of ANME-2 cluster archaeon:
- a CDS encoding helix-turn-helix domain-containing protein — translation MNDLDKTIKGKEKELRLLKRLYFIRFLYHGDAIEKASEKVGITEPTAYEWLKRWNKFGYEGLIPHFSGGPEPKLNEEDIEELKSLLKSKDSWKLKEVHKLIKEQFGVDHSEMHVWRIMLKLGHAPSQL, via the coding sequence TTGAATGATCTTGACAAAACCATCAAAGGAAAGGAAAAAGAACTTCGCTTGCTGAAAAGGCTATACTTTATACGGTTCTTATACCATGGAGATGCCATAGAGAAAGCAAGTGAAAAAGTTGGGATAACAGAACCGACTGCTTATGAATGGCTTAAACGATGGAATAAATTCGGTTACGAAGGCCTTATTCCACACTTCAGTGGAGGTCCAGAACCAAAACTCAACGAAGAAGATATTGAAGAATTAAAGAGCCTCCTCAAAAGTAAAGATAGCTGGAAATTAAAAGAAGTTCACAAGCTAATCAAAGAGCAGTTTGGTGTTGATCATTCTGAAATGCATGTCTGGAGGATTATGTTAAAGCTGGGACATGCGCCATCACAGCTTTAA